TTTTTCTAATTATGGAGTCATTTTAAAAGATGTTGGCAAACTAAAAGAGGCTGAATTAGCACAACGCAAAGCAATAGAAATAAATCCATATTACGCAGAAGCACATTCAAATCTGGGAAATATATTGAGACATATTGGCGAATTGAAAGAAGCTGAATTATCAACTCGCAAAGCAATAAAAATCAAACCTGATTACGCAGAAGCATATTCAAATCTGGGAAATATATTGAGACATATTGGCAAATCAAAAGAAGCTGAATTATCAATTCGTAAAGCAATCGAAATAAAGCCTGATTTGAGCTCCGCTCATTTAAATCTTGGAATACTATTGAGAGAGAATGGTAACAATGAAGAAGCAATTAAAAGCCAAAAAAAAGCTCTAAAGTTAAATCCTTTTTCATCCTCTGCTAGAGCTGAATTGATTAGATCTAAAAAAGATATTTGCGATTGGAGTAATCAAGAAATAGAAAATAATTGGCTAGAAAATATTGGAATTGAAGGAGAAGCTGTTAACCCATGGGATTTCTTATTTGTAGAAGATAATCCTATAAAAAGTTTAAAAAGATCCAAAAAATACTATAAAGATAACTATATCAAGAAATCCTTTAAAATAGCTTCTTTTAAAAATAAAAAAATTCATTTAGGTTACTTCTCTTCTGATTTTTACGAGCACGCAACAATGAATCTAATTGCTTCTATTCTAGAATTACATGATAAGTCTAAGTTCGAAATATATTTATACTCATTTACTCCTAAAGAAGATGAATATACTGAAAGAGCTAAAGCATCTGGATGTTTTTTTAGAGATATAAAGAAATTAAATACTATTGAAAGTGTTAAATTAGCAAGAAGCGACAGGCTAGATATAGCAATTGATCTAAAAGGATATACTAAGAATAATAGAATGGATATCTTTTCTCATAGAGTAGCTCCAATACAAATAAATTATCTTGGATACCCCGGTTCACTTGGAGCAGATACTATTGATTATATTCTCTCAGATAAGATTATAATTCCTGAAGAATATGAAAAATTTTATTCTGAAAAAGTAATACGAATGCCAAGTTGTTATCAATGTAACGACAATAAAAAAGAAATATCTATGGAACCTATTAAACGTAATGATTTTAAACTGCCTGAACAAGGATTTGTCTTTACATGTTTTAATGCTAATAGAAAAATATCACCAAATGAATTTAATATTTGGATGAGATTACTTAAAGAAATAAAAGGAAGTGTACTATGGTTATATCAATCTAATTTATTGGCAAGACAAAATTTATACAAAGAAGCCGAAATAAGAAATGTAGATACAAATAGATTG
The sequence above is drawn from the Prochlorococcus marinus str. MIT 1013 genome and encodes:
- a CDS encoding tetratricopeptide repeat protein — protein: MKQSGDKNQGGEEVFEVTTFTIPFALEETQGNLTINTNAPSKLSNEEIINQALHFHSQGNITEAAKCYQKLINKGFREAFIFSNYGVILKDVGKLKEAELAQRKAIEINPYYAEAHSNLGNILRHIGELKEAELSTRKAIKIKPDYAEAYSNLGNILRHIGKSKEAELSIRKAIEIKPDLSSAHLNLGILLRENGNNEEAIKSQKKALKLNPFSSSARAELIRSKKDICDWSNQEIENNWLENIGIEGEAVNPWDFLFVEDNPIKSLKRSKKYYKDNYIKKSFKIASFKNKKIHLGYFSSDFYEHATMNLIASILELHDKSKFEIYLYSFTPKEDEYTERAKASGCFFRDIKKLNTIESVKLARSDRLDIAIDLKGYTKNNRMDIFSHRVAPIQINYLGYPGSLGADTIDYILSDKIIIPEEYEKFYSEKVIRMPSCYQCNDNKKEISMEPIKRNDFKLPEQGFVFTCFNANRKISPNEFNIWMRLLKEIKGSVLWLYQSNLLARQNLYKEAEIRNVDTNRLIFANKLCLDKHLARYSLGDLGLDTFNCNGHTTTSDALWAGLPVLTKVGESFASRVSASLLTSLGITELITYNESEYEEKALHIARNPEILLRLKSLVANLRYKSQLFNSELFTKSLENKLEKLLI